The genomic window GGAACTACTATGGGATTTAGACTTTACTGCAATAATATCTTCTCTATTCAAATATTCTTTAATAGGTAATTTTTGTGTTACAGAGCCTTTTATAACAATAGATTCATCTTCTATACCCCCATAATATAACCACTGTCGAGCAGGAGCATAAACAACACCCCAATAGGGTTTATTCTGATAGACAAAGGCAATATTGACAGTAAAATCCTGATCTCCCTTGATGAATTCCTTTGTTCCATCTAAGGGATCAACAAGCCAGAAACTATCCCAGTCTTTCCTTTGTTCATAAGTCAATACGTTTTTATCCTCTTCAGAGATAATGGGATACTGTTTATTGAGTTGCTTTATTCCACTCACAATGTATTGATGACTTGCTTTATCAGCTAGAGTTACAGGGCTATCATCTTTTTTATATTGAACCTCATTATTCTCTGAATGATAATATTGCATGATAAGCCGACCAGCTTCTTGAGCTATATTAATAATAACTTGTTTATCCTTGTCACTTAACATTCAGAAATACCCTTCCCTTTTTTTTTGTTCCATGGAACTATCCTGATCATGATCGATGATTCTTGTTGTCCTTTCACTAAGGCGTACAGTCATAGTTTCTTCTATGATATCATCAATACTAACAGCATTAGAGGGGACCGCACCTGTACAAGGCCAACATCCTAAGGTTCTAAAACGGCTGTTGACAAGTTGTGGCTGTTCCTCTCCTTGTAAAGGAGTCTTACCTGCAACATAGGGAATAAGCTGATTATTTCGTTTTATCACAAGACGAGGTTGTCCAAAATACAAGTCCGATATGGGTATCTGCTCTAAACGTATATAGGTCCAAATATCAAGTTCAGTCCAGTTAGACAAGGGAAAGACTCTGATAGATTCCCCAAAACCAATTTTACCATTATAGTTCTGCCACAACTCAGGTCTTTGACGCTT from Spirochaeta cellobiosiphila DSM 17781 includes these protein-coding regions:
- the cysQ gene encoding 3'(2'),5'-bisphosphate nucleotidase CysQ translates to MLSDKDKQVIINIAQEAGRLIMQYYHSENNEVQYKKDDSPVTLADKASHQYIVSGIKQLNKQYPIISEEDKNVLTYEQRKDWDSFWLVDPLDGTKEFIKGDQDFTVNIAFVYQNKPYWGVVYAPARQWLYYGGIEDESIVIKGSVTQKLPIKEYLNREDIIAVKSKSHSSSLEDEFFKSCGVTKAVSMGSSLKFCLVAEGRADIYYRSGPTWEWDTAAAHSVVMGAKGIVYNGISQTPLDYNKESLKNEDGFLCRRGRA